From the genome of Candidatus Methylacidiphilales bacterium:
CATTGGCGTCCAAATGACAACTGGCTGCCATTGGCAAGCTGAGCAAAATATCTTCCCGGATCGATAGCGTCAAGTCGATTGACTCCTGGGTCGTGATTGGGAGCGCGCATGCGAAGTCGGGTATGGCCACAGACACGGGCAGGGGTTCCTGGCAGCGGGCGCAATCCATTTTCACTGTGGAGGTTATATGACCTCGCACCAAAAGTTCGTCCTGAACCCTTTCCACATGAAATTCGTACTCAAGGGGTGACCAAACCTCGCTGCCCAGAATCTTGAGGTCATAGGGCTCCGGATCCAGTTTCCCGGAGAGGTCAAGCGGCCCGTCCAACAGGTCGGCTACCCGGATTTTCATAAAAATTTGTTTTTGAGCGCCGTCCGGACCGATTTCGGCACAAAGCAGTCAATCGCGCCGCCCAGGCGTGCGATTTCCTTTACGATGCGGGAGCTGAGATAGGTGTAGTTGTCCTTTGGCATGAGAAAAATGGTTTCGATCCGCGGATTCAGCTTGCGGTTCATCAAGGCGAGCTGAAATTCAAATTCAAAGTCGGATACGGCCCTCAACCCGCGGATGACGGCCGTGGCTTCCCGCCGTTCTGCGTAATCAACCAACAATCCCTCAAGGCACTCGATGCGTAAGCGCTTGTGCTCGGGCAAGGCGAGGATGGCTTCCCGGACAAGATCCGTGCGTTCCTGAAGGGTGAAGAGCGGATTTTTGTCGGAGTTTTGGGCCACGGCGATGATGACTTCATCGAACAGCCGCAGAGCCCGCTCGACGACATCGAGGTGGCCGTTGGTGATCGGATCAAAACTGCCGGGATAAATGGCGCGTCTCATTTAGGCTCCATCCTGCGAAAAAGCAGCGGGGATGTAAAGCTTGGCCGCAACGCCTTCACAGCTTTAAGTTTGTAAGTCTTAAGTTTTAAGTACCGAGTTTTTTATCTGCGCAATCTGCGGTCCAAATGTTTTCCATCTGTGTAGATCCGTGTTCATCCGTGGTTAAAAATGTGTTCTTTTTGTATCTCTCAACGTTTCCCGTGGATAAACCGGGGTACCTGGTTCAGGTCTTCACGGACTTTCACGGTGGCGAATCCCGATTCCCGCAAGAGCACGGATACCGGCTCCCCGTGGGAGGCGCCGGCTTCAAGGAAGATATGTGAAGTCGTCGGCCGGGTTCGGGCGATCAGGCGCCGGATAGGGTCCAGGCCGTCGCTCCCGCCATCCAGGGCCAGAGGCGGATCAAAGCGGACTTCGGGCTGGAGATTGGTCATTTCCTCCGATGTGAGATAGGGAAGATTGGCGACAATGACATGTGATTCATCCGGAACAGGCAGGAGATCCTCCTGAAGCCATGAAATTTCAGCGCTGGGATTCCGCGCCTGGTTTCGTTTGGCCAGTTCGAGCGCGGCGGGGCTGGTGTCCGTGGCGGCCAGGCGCCAGCCCGGCAGATGTTTGGCAAGGGCGAGAACGATGGCACCCGTTCCTGTGCCGACATCGTACAGCAATCCAGCCGGTTCATTTTTCAATGTTTCAGCCACCCAGGCCACTAACACCTCGGTTTCAGGACGGGGAACCAGAGCCTGAGGCCCGCATTCGAGCGTCAGTCCGTAAAAAGGGGTTTCTCCCAGAATGTGCTGGAGCGGTTCGCGGTCGGCACGGCGTTTGACCAGCGGGCGCAGGGCGTCGAGTTCCCCGGGTTTGAGTTCCTGCTCGAACTGCAAATACAGGGACATCCGCGGCAGCTTCAACACATGGGACAAAATAAGTTCAATCTGCAGGCGCGGGGATTCGACGCCTTTTTGCGCGAAGTACTCCGTGGTCTTGTTGATCAGTTCCAGGATTTTCAATCCCGTCCAGAATAGGAGGGAACTCCGGCTGCCAAAAGGAAAATAGAACTCAGGCTGGCCAGAAAAAGTCGGATGCTACATACTTCGTACCGATGGCTGGGGAATGTAAACAACCGCTGCATGACTGGCTTAAACCCGTTGACTCAGCCAAAGGCGAATTGTATTATCCCAACCATGCAGACCCCCTACGCTCGCCCCTGCACCTTGCAAGACAGGTTGAGTCAGAGGCCGGTGTCGGAAGCGGAGGCAATCGAACAGGTTCGGAGGTCGGGCATCGAGCCGCGGCCGGTCGGCTCCTTGGAAGAATGGCGGAAGACAAGGTACTTACCGAGTTTTCATCGGAAACATTCCACAACGCCCTTGGCGAATTAAAAAATCTCGGAAAAACCGAGCATCTCGTTTTCCACCCAGGCGGCGCCCCGCGCTGCTATCGCGTGACCGACGCGGGCCAGTATGGCGCGGGTGGTGATTTGATCGAATATCTCCGCCGCCTTGCCTACAGCAACAAGCTTTTCAATGACGACTTTCAAGTTGAAGGCGTGGTCAAAGACCCGACATCAGGGGCGTATAGCCTTGTCGTAAGCCAGCCCTGGATTGCGGACGCCCGCGACGCGGAACCGGACGAAATCCGGAGGTACTTTGAGGACCACGGATTCCAACGCATCAGCAGCCTGTCGTACCGGAAGGGCGATATTGTTGTGACCGACGCCGCTCCCGGCAATGTGATCATCGACGACAAGGGCGTTGCATATCCGATTGATGTGGGTATTGAAGGAGCCGAAGGATCGCTGCTCCCGGATATCGACGAAAATCAGGGATAAATGGAGGGACGACCGCTGTGTCGTCCCATTGATCGGGATTGGCTTGAACCACCAAGGCACAAAGACACCGGAATAGAATTGGCTGCTCGAAAGTTTGCGAGCTATAATGGAAACAATCCGGCCAAATAAATTTCTACTGAGCACAGTCCCATGATCTCAATCGCGACAAACCCAGGCGTCATTCACAGCTCAATCCATCGCTTCCATAATGGAGCGAGTGTTGTAGAGGAAGATGAACTGGCGGTGGAAGCGCCGCTTGAAATCCAGCTCGGCTACATGAGCAAGGGCTGGCGTGTCCATAAAAGCGTGTCGATTACCATGCGCACACCGGGGCACGATTCCGAACTCGCCGCGGGTTTTTTACTGGGCGAGGGTATTATCGCCGAACCCGGGCACATTGAGCGCATCGAAACGCCAGCGGACAATGTCGTGCGCGTCGATTTGCAAGCGCAGGTTCGGGTGGATTTGCGGAGCCTTGAGCGGCATTTTTATGCGACTTCAAGTTGCGGTGTTTGCGGAAAAGCTTCCATCGCAGCGTTGCGTATGGGTTGCGGGCCGCAGGTCGTGATAAGCGGCCCCATTTTTTTCGCGGATGCGATTCATGGTCTGCCCGGAAAATTGCGCGAGACGCAGGAGGTCTTTGATCGAACAGGCGGACTGCACGCGGCCGCGTTGTTTAATCCTTCGTGTGAGCTGCTTTGCCGTCGCGAGGATGTGGGCCGGCACAATGCGGTGGACAAGCTCATTGGCGCGCGCTTGCTCGCCGACGAGCAGCCGCCATTTTCAGATAGCCTGATGCTGGTGAGCGGCCGCGCGAGTTTCGAGTTGATGCAAAAAACGCTTGCGGCGGGCATCCCCATTCTGGCCGCCGTCGGCGCGCCTTCGAGCCTGGCGGTTGATCTGGCGCGGGAGGCGGGAGCGACATTGCTTGGATTTGTGCGTGACGGCAGATTCAACATTTACACCCATCCGGAGAGGATCCAGTCATGAATGAGCCAAGGACTCCGGCGCCAGGCGTGCAGTCGCCGGAAGACAGTGGCAGTGTCCGGATTGGCAAAAGTTCCAAGGCTGCGGCGGGCGTGCCCGGCGTTTTGCAAGCCGGACGTTTCGCTTGGAAGGAGATGGGCCTCGTGCGCAGCGTGCGGACGCTTTTGAAGCTGAATCAAAAGAAAGGTTTTGACTGCCAGAGTTGCGCATGGCCGACCTCGGATGAAGGGCGCCATGTGTTTGAATTCTGCGAAAATGGCGCCAAGGCCGCTGCCGACGAGGCGACGACGAAACGCATCACGCCCGATTTTTTCCGCGAACACAGCGTCACGGATCTTGCCGCCCGTTCGGACTACTGGCTCGGACAGCAGGGTCGGCTTATGCACCCGATGATTCTGCGCGAAGGGGCCACGCACTATGAACCGATTGAGTGGGATGAGGCGTTCAAGCGCATCGCCGCGGAACTCAACGCGCTGGGCTCGCCTAACGAAGCGGCGTTTTACACATCGGGTCGCACGAGCAATGAGGCGGCGTTTCTCTACCAGCTTTTTGCGCGGCAGTTTGGCACCAACAATCTGCCTGATTGCTCGAACATGTGCCATGAGTCGAGCGGCGCGGCGCTCAGCGAGACCATCGGCATCGGCAAGGGTTGCGTGATGCTCGAGGATTTTGAAAAGGCGGACGCCATTTTTATCATTGGACAGAACCCTGGCACGAATCATCCGCGGATGTTGATCTCGCTTGAGGCGGCCAAGGCGCGGGGCTGCGCCATCGTCAGCATCAATCCGCTTCCCGAGGTCGGAAACTTTCGTTTCAAGAATCCGCAGAATTTCCAAAACCCCTTGCGTGCCCTGCCAACGCTGCTTGGCAAGGGGACGTCCCTTTCCAATCTGTGGTTGCAGGTGCAGATCAACGGCGACCTCGCGTTGTTCCAGGGCATCATGAAGGAAATGCTTGCCGACGAGGATCGTCAGCCGGGCAGCGTATTCGATCATGCCTTTATCCGCGAGCACACCACCGGTTTCGACGAGTTCATCGAAGCCCTGCGGCGGACAAGCTGGGAGGAGATCATGGCCGGGAGCGGCTTGACACGCGAATCGATCCGCCATGCGGCCGACATCGCTGTGCGCTCGAAGCGGATTATTTGTTGCTGGGCGATGGGCCTCACGCAGCATAAGAATGCGGTCGCGACCATTCAATCGGTCATGAATTTTCTGTTCCTTGGCGGCCACATCGGACGGCCCGGCGCAGGGCCCTGCCCGGTGCGCGGGCATTCCAACGTGCAGGGGGATCGCACGATGGGAATTTGGGAACGGATGGGCGATGCTTTTCTTGACAGGCTTGGCGCGGAGTTTGGGTTCCAGCCGCCGCGCGATCACGGCGCCGACACGGTTGATGCGCTCAAAGCCATGCACGAAGGGCGGATCAAGGCGTTCTTCGCGCTCGGCGGTAATTTTCTCTCGGCCACGCCCGACACGAATTTTACCGCGCAGGCGTTGAGCAAGTGCCGCCTCACCGCGCAGGTTTCGACCAAGCTCAATCGCGCGCATTTAATCACCGGGCGCACCGCGCTTATTTTGCCCTGTCTGGGGCGCACGGAGATCGACAGGCAGGCGGCGGGCGGGCAATTCGTCACCGTCGAGGACAGCATGGGAATCATCAACTCCTCGCGCGGCCATCTGGAGCCTGCGTCGGCGCATTTGCTCAGCGAGCCGGCGATCATCGCGCGGTTGGCTCGTGCGACATTGTGCGAGCGTGGGACAGTCGATTGGGAATCGCTGGCCGGGAACTATGACCGCATTCGCGACAGCATTGAGCGCGTGGTTCCGGGATTTGAGCGCTACAACGAGCGCATCCGGCTTGGGGTGTTTCATCTGCCGAATCCGGCGCGGGACGAACGCCGGTTCGGGAAGGGTGGAAGGGCTAAATTTACAGTCCATCCCATTCCGGTTCATACGCTCGCTCCCGGCCAGTTCATGATGATGACGATGCGCAGCCATGACCAATTCAACACCACCATCTACGGCCTCGACGACCGCTACCGCGGCGTCTTCAACGGCCGCCGTGTTGTCTTTTTGAATGCCGAGGACATGGCCGAGGCCGGTTTGCAGCAGGGCCAGCTTGTGGATCTAACCAGCCATTTTGAAGGCGTCGAGCGGATTGCGCCGCATTTTTTTGTCGCGCCGTATTCGATTCCGCGCCGTTGCGCCGCGACCTATTTCCCCGAGGCCAACGTGCTCGTTCCGATCAACAGCGTGGCGGATCGCAGCAACACGCCTGCCTCCAAATCCGTCATCATCACCATTGCGCCCTCGCCCGATGCGGAAGCAATCATCGCGGATTTGGCCCGTGATTTGTCAAATCGGAGTTGATCTCAATCCCCTCCATTTTCAGGAGCGCGGGCATCCTGCCCGCACCGCTGCGCATCCTGCACAGCGGATGCTTTGGGGCATGTTTATTTTTTCTGGATCATCACAGCCCGGAAGACAACACCCCCCGAAGCGGTCGCCGCGGCGACCTTTCCGCCCCTCTTGATAGAGGGGATTGGCCTCGCGATGGCGCATTCACGCGTCCGCGTTCCGCCGCAGCGGACGAGGAGCGAGGCGACGCGGCAATCCATGCCGTCTCCGATTCCCGAGCGAACACAGTTGCGGACATGCTTGATGTCGGCCATGATTTACTTGCTGATAGCCGATACCCATATGAACTGCAAAACTTTTGAAATCTTGAAAAAAATAAACCAGAACCGCCTTATCCTGACGCTGGGTTTCCTTGCTGCACTGCTTGCATGGCCGCAAGAGTCCCAGGCCCTCACAGCCAATGAGATTGTCCAGAAGGTCGCCGCGCGCGACAAGGTCCTGCAGGCGCGGCGCCGACAGTTTGATTATACCATCGCGATCACAGTCCAAAAATTGGATGAAAATGGAAAAATTGTTTCATCAAAAGTCACAAGTGAGACGGTCGTCGGCGACAAACGTCCTTCTTATACCAGCAAGGCCGAAATGGACGACGCCCATGCCGAGTCGTTGCAACGCGCGGCGGATGAGCAGTCGAAAAAGGAACCCTTCAGCCTGTTGAACGTGATTTCGCATTTTACCTTCACGCGGGCAGGCGAGGAGACCGTGAATGGCGAACTCGCTTACAAGATCCATTACAAGCCGAAGCCTGACATGCCCTTTCACAGCCGCGAGGAAAAAGTCATCAACCGGGTGGAGGGCGATCTTTGGGCTGCGGAGTCGGATTTTTCCCTGTTGCGCAACCAGGGGGCATTGGGTGAGCCGGTGTCCATCGCCTGGTTTTTTGCCACGTTACGGAACATGAAATACCGGTTCGACGCGCAGCGTTTGCCGAACGGCGATTTTGGCCCGGAGAGCGTGACGTATGAATTTCGGGTGATGATCCCGTTTGGCATGATTCATGAGCGGCATACGCGCCGCATGAGCGACTTCGAACTGCATCGTGGGAAGTGAAATAAGTTTCAA
Proteins encoded in this window:
- the coaD gene encoding pantetheine-phosphate adenylyltransferase; the encoded protein is MRRAIYPGSFDPITNGHLDVVERALRLFDEVIIAVAQNSDKNPLFTLQERTDLVREAILALPEHKRLRIECLEGLLVDYAERREATAVIRGLRAVSDFEFEFQLALMNRKLNPRIETIFLMPKDNYTYLSSRIVKEIARLGGAIDCFVPKSVRTALKNKFL
- the prmC gene encoding peptide chain release factor N(5)-glutamine methyltransferase, with translation MKILELINKTTEYFAQKGVESPRLQIELILSHVLKLPRMSLYLQFEQELKPGELDALRPLVKRRADREPLQHILGETPFYGLTLECGPQALVPRPETEVLVAWVAETLKNEPAGLLYDVGTGTGAIVLALAKHLPGWRLAATDTSPAALELAKRNQARNPSAEISWLQEDLLPVPDESHVIVANLPYLTSEEMTNLQPEVRFDPPLALDGGSDGLDPIRRLIARTRPTTSHIFLEAGASHGEPVSVLLRESGFATVKVREDLNQVPRFIHGKR
- the fdhD gene encoding formate dehydrogenase accessory sulfurtransferase FdhD; translation: MISIATNPGVIHSSIHRFHNGASVVEEDELAVEAPLEIQLGYMSKGWRVHKSVSITMRTPGHDSELAAGFLLGEGIIAEPGHIERIETPADNVVRVDLQAQVRVDLRSLERHFYATSSCGVCGKASIAALRMGCGPQVVISGPIFFADAIHGLPGKLRETQEVFDRTGGLHAAALFNPSCELLCRREDVGRHNAVDKLIGARLLADEQPPFSDSLMLVSGRASFELMQKTLAAGIPILAAVGAPSSLAVDLAREAGATLLGFVRDGRFNIYTHPERIQS
- a CDS encoding FdhF/YdeP family oxidoreductase; amino-acid sequence: MNEPRTPAPGVQSPEDSGSVRIGKSSKAAAGVPGVLQAGRFAWKEMGLVRSVRTLLKLNQKKGFDCQSCAWPTSDEGRHVFEFCENGAKAAADEATTKRITPDFFREHSVTDLAARSDYWLGQQGRLMHPMILREGATHYEPIEWDEAFKRIAAELNALGSPNEAAFYTSGRTSNEAAFLYQLFARQFGTNNLPDCSNMCHESSGAALSETIGIGKGCVMLEDFEKADAIFIIGQNPGTNHPRMLISLEAAKARGCAIVSINPLPEVGNFRFKNPQNFQNPLRALPTLLGKGTSLSNLWLQVQINGDLALFQGIMKEMLADEDRQPGSVFDHAFIREHTTGFDEFIEALRRTSWEEIMAGSGLTRESIRHAADIAVRSKRIICCWAMGLTQHKNAVATIQSVMNFLFLGGHIGRPGAGPCPVRGHSNVQGDRTMGIWERMGDAFLDRLGAEFGFQPPRDHGADTVDALKAMHEGRIKAFFALGGNFLSATPDTNFTAQALSKCRLTAQVSTKLNRAHLITGRTALILPCLGRTEIDRQAAGGQFVTVEDSMGIINSSRGHLEPASAHLLSEPAIIARLARATLCERGTVDWESLAGNYDRIRDSIERVVPGFERYNERIRLGVFHLPNPARDERRFGKGGRAKFTVHPIPVHTLAPGQFMMMTMRSHDQFNTTIYGLDDRYRGVFNGRRVVFLNAEDMAEAGLQQGQLVDLTSHFEGVERIAPHFFVAPYSIPRRCAATYFPEANVLVPINSVADRSNTPASKSVIITIAPSPDAEAIIADLARDLSNRS